In the genome of Amaranthus tricolor cultivar Red isolate AtriRed21 chromosome 15, ASM2621246v1, whole genome shotgun sequence, one region contains:
- the LOC130801461 gene encoding elongation factor 1-alpha-like: MGKEKIHISLVVIGHVDSGKSTTTGHLIYKLGGIDKRVIERFEKEAAEMNKRSFKYAWVLDKLKAERERGITIDIALWKFETNKYYCTVIDAPGHRDFIKNMITGTSQADCAILIIDSTTGGFEAGISKDGQTREHALLAFTLGVRQMICCCNKMDATTPKYSKARYDEIVKEVSSYLKKVGYNPDKIPFVPISGFEGDNMIERSTNVDWYKGPTLLEALDLINEPKRPSDKPLRLPLQDVYKIGGIGTVPVGRVETGILKPGMVVTFGPTGLTTEVKSVEMHHESLPEALPGDNVGFNVKNVAVKDLKRGYVASDSKNDPAKEAANFTAQVIIMNHPGQIGNGYAPVLDCHTSHIAVKFSELMTKIDRRSGKELEKEPKFLKNGDAGMVKMIPTKPMVVETFAEYSPLGRFAVRDMRQTVAVGVIKNVEKKEPTGAKVTKAAQKKK, translated from the exons ATGGGCAAGGAAAAGATTCACATCAGTTTGGTGGTTATTGGCCATGTCGACTCTGGCAAGTCTACCACTACTGGTCATTTGATCTACAAGCTTGGAGGTATTGACAAGCGCGTGATTGAAAGATTCGAGAAGGAAGCTGCTGAGATGAATAAGAGATCCTTCAAATATGCCTGGGTGCTTGACAAGCTGAAAGCAGAGCGTGAGCGTGGTATTACCATTGACATTGCTTTATGGAAGTTTGAGACTAACAAGTACTACTGCACTGTCATTGACGCTCCTGGACATCGTGACTTCATCAAGAACATGATTACTGGAACTTCCCAAGCTGACTGTGCTATACTTATCATTGACTCCACCACTGGAGGTTTTGAGGCGGGTATTTCCAAGGATGGTCAAACCCGTGAGCATGCACTTCTTGCTTTCACCCTTGGTGTGAGGCAAATGATTTGCTGCTGCAACAAG ATGGATGCCACAACCCCCAAATATTCGAAAGCTAGGTATGATGAAATTGTGAAAGAGGTCTCTTCGTACCTCAAGAAGGTTGGTTACAACCCAGACAAAATCCCATTCGTACCCATTTCCGGGTTTGAGGGTGACAATATGATAGAGAGGTCTACCAACGTTGACTGGTACAAGGGACCAACACTTCTTGAGGCCCTTGACTTGATCAACGAGCCAAAGAGGCCATCAGACAAGCCCCTCCGTCTTCCTCTCCAGGATGTCTACAAGATTGGAGGTATTGGAACTGTGCCTGTGGGACGTGTCGAGACTGGTATCCTAAAGCCTGGTATGGTTGTTACCTTCGGTCCTACTGGCCTGACCACTGAAGTTAAGTCAGTTGAGATGCACCATGAGTCTCTTCCAGAGGCTCTTCCTGGTGACAATGTGGGTTTTAATGTGAAGAATGTTGCTGTCAAGGATCTCAAGCGTGGCTACGTGGCTTCAGACTCTAAGAACGACCCTGCTAAGGAAGCAGCAAATTTCACTGCACAGGTCATTATTATGAACCATCCTGGACAGATTGGAAATGGTTATGCCCCTGTGCTGGACTGCCACACCTCTCACATTGCTGTTAAGTTTTCTGAGCTAATGACCAAGATTGATAGACGTTCAGGTAAGGAGCTCGAGAAAGAGCCTAAGTTTTTGAAGAATGGGGATGCTGGTATGGTGAAGATGATTCCCACCAAGCCCATGGTAGTGGAAACTTTTGCCGAGTACTCACCGCTTGGTCGCTTTGCCGTTAGAGACATGAGGCAGACTGTTGCCGTGGGTGTCATCAAGAATGTCGAGAAGAAAGAACCCACTGGTGCTAAGGTCACCAAAGCTGCTCAGAAGAAGAAATGA
- the LOC130801462 gene encoding elongation factor 1-alpha-like, producing MNKRSFKYAWVLDKLKAERERGITIDIALWKFETNKYYCTVIDAPGHRDFIKNMITGTSQADCAILIIDSTTGGFEAGISKDGQTREHALLAFTLGVKQMICCCNKMDATTPKYSKARYDEIVKEVSSYLKKVGYNPDKIPFVPISGFEGDNMIERSTNLDWYKGPTLLEALDMINEPKRSSDKPLRLPLQDVYKIGGIGTVPVGRVETGVLKPGMVVTFRPTGLTTEVKSVEMHHETTEVKSVEMRHESPRGSPW from the exons ATGAACAAGAGGTCCTTCAAGTACGCCTGGGTGCTTGACAAGCTCAAGGCTGAGCGCGAGCGTGGTATTACCATTGATATTGCCTTGTGGAAGTTTGAGACCAACAAGTACTACTGCACAGTTATTGATGCCCCTGGTCACCGTGACTTTATCAAGAACATGATTACTGGTACCTCTCAGGCTGACTGTGCTATCCTCATTATTGACTCCACAACTGGAGGTTTTGAGGCTGGTATCTCCAAGGATGGTCAGACCCGTGAGCACGCCTTGCTTGCTTTCACTCTTGGAGTGAAGCAAATGATTTGCTGCTGTAACAAG ATGGATGCCACCACACCCAAGTACTCCAAGGCTAGGTACGATGAAATCGTCAAGGAAGTCTCTTCATACCTCAAGAAGGTCGGTTACAACCCTGACAAAATCCCATTTGTTCCCATCTCTGGGTTTGAGGGTGACAACATGATTGAGAGGTCCACCAACCTTGACTGGTACAAGGGACCAACTCTCCTTGAGGCTCTTGACATGATCAACGAGCCAAAGAGGTCATCAGACAAGCCCCTCCGTCTCCCACTTCAGGATGTGTACAAGATTGGAGGTATTGGAACTGTGCCTGTGGGACGTGTTGAGACTGGTGTCTTGAAGCCTGGTATGGTTGTCACCTTCCGTCCTACTGGTCTGACCACTGAAGTTAAGTCCGTTGAGATGCACCACGAGACCACTGAAGTTAAGTCCGTTGAGATGCGCCACGAGTCTCCCAGAGGCTCTCCCTGGTGA